Proteins encoded in a region of the Populus nigra chromosome 3, ddPopNigr1.1, whole genome shotgun sequence genome:
- the LOC133688200 gene encoding rhodanese-like domain-containing protein 9, chloroplastic has protein sequence MAGIATCALTLSSRSNFGTSWLEFDTHHRRTIRGKPKRWRNFGIRAEVNFVNPDEAKKLVTDGGYAVLDVRDKTQYERAHIKSCYHVPLFIENQDNDFGTIIKRTVHNNFSGLFFGLPFTKLNDKFVDSVQSQLSPQSKLLIVCQEGLRSTAAATKLEAAGFKNVACVTSGLQSVKPGTFDSEGSTELQDAGKAGLITIQGKISAVLGTVLVCAYLFITFFPEQAEKLLQLAPSS, from the exons TAATTTCGGGACATCTTGGTTGGAATTTGACACTCATCATAGAAGAACCATCCGGGGAAAACCAAAACGTTGGAGAAATTTTGGAATTAGAGCAGAAGTGAATTTTGTGAATCCAGATGAAGCAAAGAAACTTGTAACGGATGGGGGATATGCTGTGCTTGACGTACGAGACAAAACTCAATATGAACGAGCTCATATAAAATCATGCTATCATGTTCCTCTATTTATCGAGAATCAAGACAATGACTTTG gtacaataataaaaagaactgTGCACAACAATTTCTCTGGTTTGTTCTTCGGCTTGCCATTTACTAAGCTCAATGATAAATTTGTGGACTCTGTGCAGAGTCAGCTTTCACCTCAAAGTAAACTGTTAATTGTATGTCAGGAAGGATTAAG GTCTACGGCTGCAGCCACCAAATTAGAGGCAGCTGGTTTCAAGAATGTAGCATGTGTGACATCAGGGCTTCAATCTGTAAAACCAG gAACATTTGATTCTGAAGGTTCTACTGAGTTGCAAGATGCTGGCAAAGCTGGTTTGATCACAATTCAAGGCAAGATCTCAGCAGTACTTGGAACTGTACTTGTCT GTGCATATCTGTTCATCACCTTCTTCCCAGAGCAAGCAGAAAAGCTGCTTCAACTAGCCCCGTCGAGCTAG
- the LOC133689806 gene encoding uncharacterized protein LOC133689806: MTTETTSTPDPNTNPAPTPTPTPNPNPSSLIHPRREPFEHGLLPIPKLIFPDPTPTLTQLKQRLSTHNRVNSSLLADSLQISTDHARLILDTLASVLHSDSDPLVKARPDEVDSAGADLRDLILFLYIQSYKKLLPRTHKDAASVADVWPSTSAFDGYLSALSPLQLVRSNNRRFMPSQADEEAHQLSYLQKHMANILSLLAEPVEGEGEGEGEGEESLVLSMEGFEHLGFLLQFGDKGSEVGTLSQAAPFFANSDPDMPAAPAAATQVHDWISQNIASALEHITERISAKENGPANSSDSDVAMTDACTSSIKTPPSARGSCFIEGISKSSFVKQPSDLKGSSSVKVLNCHDSILYILAPLRYATIYGCSDATIVLGAVGKAVRIEHCERVHVITAAKRVCIANCRECVFFLGVNQRPLIVGDNHKLQVAPYNTFYSELEEHMADVGIDATINRWDETLALGVVDPHDSLSHPAGVSDFQAEPAARVDPDQFTNFLIPNWFGAESPGSTKDNPFQLPEAYMASQQRNQKNLGETKKLLREAPLEENQKRELSSALHLLFKDWLYASGNVRQLYCLQGD, from the exons ATGACAACAGAAACAACGTCCACGCCCGACCCGAATACAAATCCTGCTCCAACTCCAACTCCAACTCCAAACCCGAATCCAAGCTCCCTAATCCACCCACGCCGGGAGCCATTCGAGCACGGACTCTTACCAATCCCCAAACTAATCTTCCCTGACCCGACCCCAACCCTTACACAGCTCAAACAACGGCTCTCTACTCACAACCGAGTCAACTCTTCCTTACTCGCTGACTCTCTCCAGATCTCCACCGACCACGCGAGGCTGATTCTCGACACGCTCGCTTCGGTTCTGCACTCTGATTCCGACCCGCTTGTGAAAGCCCGGCCCGATGAGGTCGATTCGGCTGGCGCCGATTTGCGTGATCTGATATTGTTTCTATATATTCAGTCTTACAAGAAATTGTTGCCGAGAACGCATAAAGATGCCGCTTCTGTTGCTGATGTTTGGCCGTCGACTTCAGCTTTTGATGGTTACCTGTCGGCTTTATCGCCGCTTCAG CTTGTGCGTAGCAACAACCGCCGGTTTATGCCATCACAGGCAGATGAAGAGGCTCATCAGTTGTCCTACCTACAAAAGCACATGGCTAACATTCTCTCTCTTTTGGCAGAGCCTGTGGAAGGAGAAGGGGAAGgcgaaggagaaggagaagagtcTCTG GTTTTATCCATGGAAGGATTTGAGCACCTTggatttcttcttcaatttggtgACAAAGGATCTGAAGTAGGTACCTTAAGCCAAGCTGCCCCGTTTTTTGCCAATTCAGATCCTGACATGCCTGCCGCTCCTGCTGCTGCTACACAAGTCCATGATTGGATTTCACAGAATATAGCATCTGCTTTGGAACATATTACTGAAAGAATTTCTGCAAAAGAAAATGGGCCAGCCAATTCATCTGATTCTGATGTAGCCATGACTGATGCCTGTACAAGTTCTATCAAGACCCCACCTAGTGCTAGGGGTTCATGTTTTATCGAGGGGATCTCTAAGTCATCATTTGTAAAGCAACCATCAGATCTTAAAGGTTCTTCTTCTGTAAAG GTTCTGAATTGTCATGATTCCATCCTTTACATCTTAGCACCTCTGAGATATGCTACCATTTATGGATGCTCTGATGCTACTATAGTCCTTGGAGCTGTTGGCAAG GCTGTAAGGATTGAACATTGTGAGCGAGTTCATGTTATTACAGCAGCTAAACGAGTCTGCATTGCCAATTGTCGTGAGTGTGTGTTCTTTCTTGGGGTAAATCAACGACCACTAATTGTTGGTGATAACCATAAGCTACAG GTGGCACCATATAATACATTTTATTCAGAGTTGGAGGAGCACATGGCTGATGTAGGCATTGACGCAACCATCAACAGATGGGATGAAACTTTGGCCTTGGGAGTGGTTGATCCCCATGATTCATTATCTCACCCTGCTGGTGTCTCTGATTTTCAAGCTGAACCAGCTGCACGGGTAGACCCTGACCAATTCACAAACTTTCTG ATTCCCAATTGGTTTGGAGCTGAATCCCCAGGGTCAACGAAAGACAACCCATTTCAATTACCCGAGGCTTACATGGCATCTCAGCAGAGAAAT CAAAAGAATTTGGGAGAGACAAAGAAATTATTGAGGGAAGCTCCTcttgaagaaaatcaaaagcGAGAATTGTCAAGTGCACTCCACCTGTTATTTAAAGACTGGTTATATG CTTCAGGAAATGTCAGACAGCTTTACTGCCTACAAGGTGATTGA